In Chloroflexota bacterium, a single genomic region encodes these proteins:
- a CDS encoding ArsR family transcriptional regulator, which produces MTRDSILNMLRRRGPLSVNDLADVTGVTPVSVRHHLSALQAEGLITATESHSSVGRPKLMYSLTQAAVERFPTKYLRFTDRLLDELKTALPSLMIEKIFEAMAYDIASGHASRLEGKTLDEKLTLLAEILGEEGFMAEWNKVGEAYQLTEYNCPYFMIGQRHPEVCTIDQTLISKMLSRPVAKSTCLLNGDQRCVFVIGGAENTSIKG; this is translated from the coding sequence CAACATGCTCCGGCGACGCGGCCCTTTGAGTGTGAACGATTTGGCCGACGTGACGGGGGTAACTCCTGTTTCTGTCAGGCATCACCTCTCTGCCTTGCAAGCGGAAGGGTTGATAACCGCTACTGAGTCTCACTCCAGTGTTGGCCGCCCCAAGTTGATGTATTCGCTCACTCAAGCCGCTGTTGAACGCTTCCCTACCAAATATCTGCGCTTCACCGATCGCCTTTTGGATGAGTTGAAAACCGCCCTGCCCAGCCTGATGATTGAAAAGATTTTTGAGGCGATGGCTTATGATATTGCCTCGGGTCACGCCTCGCGGCTGGAGGGCAAGACGTTGGATGAGAAGTTGACCCTGCTCGCGGAGATCTTGGGCGAGGAGGGCTTTATGGCCGAGTGGAACAAAGTGGGTGAGGCTTACCAACTGACTGAGTATAATTGCCCTTACTTTATGATCGGCCAGCGTCACCCTGAAGTTTGCACGATTGATCAAACGCTGATTAGCAAGATGCTGTCGCGCCCGGTTGCTAAAAGCACCTGTCTGCTTAATGGCGATCAACGTTGTGTCTTTGTGATCGGCGGGGCTGAAAATACATCTATCAAAGGATAA
- a CDS encoding DUF59 domain-containing protein: MAENTSSKLVWFSEADKPELSARVKDALREVVDPELGLNIIELGLIRDLDVQPDRAMVTMILTTPFCPYGPAIMEETRKKMQSVVGVPVVMEMGLEMWSPELMEEGAGADWGLF; encoded by the coding sequence ATGGCTGAAAATACTTCCTCAAAGCTTGTCTGGTTTTCTGAGGCCGATAAACCTGAACTCTCGGCGCGGGTGAAAGATGCTCTGCGTGAAGTGGTTGACCCGGAACTGGGGCTGAACATCATTGAGTTGGGCCTGATTCGCGACCTGGATGTTCAACCGGATCGGGCTATGGTGACAATGATCCTGACCACGCCGTTTTGCCCTTATGGTCCGGCCATTATGGAAGAGACGCGCAAAAAGATGCAAAGTGTTGTCGGCGTCCCGGTGGTGATGGAGATGGGGTTGGAGATGTGGAGCCCGGAATTGATGGAAGAAGGCGCAGGCGCGGATTGGGGCCTGTTTTAG
- a CDS encoding YHS domain-containing protein, translated as MDNQNTANEQTYIDPVCGMTVTASDAAGSHEHKGTTYYFCGPGCMHSFKKDPEKYLAPDYKPSMD; from the coding sequence ATGGACAACCAAAACACTGCCAACGAGCAAACCTACATTGACCCCGTCTGTGGAATGACCGTCACAGCCAGCGACGCCGCCGGAAGCCACGAGCACAAAGGCACAACCTACTACTTCTGCGGGCCGGGCTGTATGCACTCATTCAAGAAAGACCCGGAGAAATATCTCGCGCCAGATTATAAGCCATCCATGGACTGA
- a CDS encoding histone deacetylase family protein encodes MKVFYSEAHRAHNPPFEIFEGGVKIPVFECPERMDRVLAALRKTVWAEIAPPEDFGLEPIRAVHADDYLQYLENAFADWKREGGQSGGPEFDSPLVMPATFPPRRWSNKRPTSLAGRSGFYTIDLNAPIVAETYQAALMSANCALSGAKAIVSGERVAFALCRPPGHHAGRDNCGGYCYLNNAAIAARWLSKHGKVAILDIDYHGGNGTQDIFYESAEVLTISIHADPNWEYPFFAGYADEAGAGAGLGYHRNFPLPPHTDDTHYLEALGEAIGLIRKFNPAHLVISAGMDIYKGDPLGKFDVTTDGIREIGQRIEGMGLPTLVVMEGGYNNEALGENVVGLLSAFAN; translated from the coding sequence ATGAAGGTCTTTTACTCCGAAGCCCACCGTGCCCACAACCCGCCTTTTGAAATTTTTGAGGGCGGCGTGAAGATACCCGTCTTTGAATGCCCGGAACGGATGGATCGGGTGCTGGCCGCGCTCCGCAAAACGGTTTGGGCGGAGATTGCGCCGCCGGAAGACTTCGGCCTGGAGCCGATCCGCGCTGTCCACGCCGATGATTATTTGCAGTATCTCGAAAATGCCTTTGCTGATTGGAAGCGCGAGGGCGGTCAATCGGGCGGCCCGGAATTCGACAGCCCGCTGGTGATGCCGGCCACTTTCCCGCCGCGCCGTTGGAGCAACAAGCGCCCGACCTCGCTGGCAGGGCGTTCCGGTTTCTACACCATTGACCTCAACGCGCCCATCGTCGCCGAAACGTATCAGGCCGCGCTCATGTCGGCCAACTGCGCGCTCTCAGGCGCAAAAGCGATTGTGAGCGGCGAGCGGGTTGCTTTTGCCCTCTGCCGCCCGCCGGGCCACCACGCCGGGCGCGACAACTGCGGCGGCTACTGTTACCTCAACAACGCCGCCATCGCCGCCAGGTGGCTCTCGAAACATGGCAAGGTTGCTATTCTGGACATAGATTATCACGGCGGAAACGGCACGCAGGATATTTTCTACGAGTCGGCAGAGGTGTTGACGATCTCGATCCATGCTGATCCGAATTGGGAGTATCCGTTTTTCGCCGGGTATGCCGACGAGGCCGGGGCGGGCGCTGGACTCGGCTACCACCGTAACTTCCCCCTGCCCCCGCACACCGACGACACCCACTACCTTGAAGCTTTGGGCGAAGCCATCGGCTTGATCAGGAAATTTAATCCAGCGCATTTGGTCATCTCAGCCGGCATGGATATTTACAAAGGCGACCCGCTGGGGAAATTCGACGTGACGACAGACGGCATCCGCGAGATTGGGCAACGGATTGAAGGGATGGGCTTGCCGACTCTGGTGGTGATGGAGGGCGGTTATAACAACGAGGCGCTGGGGGAGAATGTGGTGGGATTGCTGTCGGCGTTTGCCAACTAA